The following is a genomic window from Candidatus Abyssobacteria bacterium SURF_5.
CACAATATTGAAGCTCAAGAAGGATCCTTTGGCAGGAGCGGGCGCAGTGTCTTGCTGATTACCTGACGGAGGTCTTTCATCGAAAACGGTTTTAGCAGGAAGGGGCGGCCGCTTTCCTCCAGGAAACGGGATGTCTCGCTTTCCATAATATCGCCGCTGATAAAGACGAAATGATTCGCCATCTCCGGCTTCTCTTTCGTGAAGATATGAAACAGGCGGCGGCCGTCCAGTCGGCCCGGCATCTTGATGTCGCTGATAATCAGGTCGAACGATTTCTCCTTCAGCCGCTCGAATGCCTCATCGCCGGTCGACGCGCATTCGACTGCGAATCCTTCTGCGCGGAGAGCCGTTTCTAAAAAATCGAGGACCACCTCCTCATCGTCGACTATGAGAACCCTTCCCTTTTGTGCGGCCGCCTCACTGCCGTCCAATTGCTGCTCGCCGCCGTCGGAGTAACTTTGCTCGTCGGTCACCGGAAGACAGACGACAAATCTCGCGCCCCTCTGATAGCGTTCGTCCAGAAAGAGCATGCCGCCGTGTTCCTGAATGATGCCATAGCTGATGCTTAATCCCAGCCCGGTTCCCTTGCCGATCTCCTTTGTGGTGAAGAATGGTTCAAAGATTTTCTGTACGTTGCCTTCCGGCACGCCCGGCCCCGTATCGGCGAATGCGATTTCAATCGCAGCGCCGTCATTTACAAGCCGCGTCGTGATAGTAAGGTCCCCGCTTTCCCTTCCCGTCATCGAATCGTAGGCGTTGTTGATCAGGTTCAGGAAAACCTGCTCGATCTGATTCATGTCCACCAGCGCGATGGGCTCGCCTCTCACGAATTCCCTTGTAATCGTAAAACTGCGGAGCCTGAAATCATGCTCGCGGTGTTCGATCGCTCTCTCTATCAGTTCGTGAACTTTCGCCGGCGCTTTCTGCAACTCCGTCTTCCGCGCAAATGAAAGCAATCCCTGCACGATCTTCCGCGTCCGATCCACGCAAAGAACTATCTTGTCCAGCATCTTCTTTTGCTTCGCTGTAACTGATTGGTCGGATCGCAGAAGGTCTGAATATCCCTGGATCGCCGCCAGCGGATTATTTACCTCATGAGCGACGCTCGAAAGCATCTCTCCTAACAGCGCCAGCTTATCCGATTGAATCAATTTGCGCCGGGTCTCCCGCAATTCCAGGATGTTCTCGCGAAGGTGCGATATCAGCCGGCAGTTGTGGATGGC
Proteins encoded in this region:
- a CDS encoding GAF domain-containing protein, giving the protein MGATIFMKRKGAKLGWHDVCHSSDDDIRPLSRSVLFSFSHCAGLMKNHPENTEKQIYAEALRKASHDYEELIREFSILRLLNDSIQIGLGFTEICQKLVQFITEMMNVENASVMVLDEDKGELKLLVAKGLLDDSGTLYADSRWSGKTFKVGEGIAGKAVAERKSILINDTLRDPRFVRDGTQKVSIRSILSIPLIHEYRVHGVLNISNSEPGAFTHRKEHALSIIASTASVAMSYALAVEQLKRVNSELHGRNKELGAVVALSELLHANLELDEVLDESLQRILEAIDVSGAAIFIVEGDATVALKSSTARSLKDLSSVFAILNRSFGSEIMASAGIFHRSGASGELIGNGCPLPDEINIAGIPLFSGEQCMGILMTVDCRSGPMAKEEEKLLISFGNQIGMAIHNCRLISHLRENILELRETRRKLIQSDKLALLGEMLSSVAHEVNNPLAAIQGYSDLLRSDQSVTAKQKKMLDKIVLCVDRTRKIVQGLLSFARKTELQKAPAKVHELIERAIEHREHDFRLRSFTITREFVRGEPIALVDMNQIEQVFLNLINNAYDSMTGRESGDLTITTRLVNDGAAIEIAFADTGPGVPEGNVQKIFEPFFTTKEIGKGTGLGLSISYGIIQEHGGMLFLDERYQRGARFVVCLPVTDEQSYSDGGEQQLDGSEAAAQKGRVLIVDDEEVVLDFLETALRAEGFAVECASTGDEAFERLKEKSFDLIISDIKMPGRLDGRRLFHIFTKEKPEMANHFVFISGDIMESETSRFLEESGRPFLLKPFSMKDLRQVISKTLRPLLPKDPS